A single region of the Microtus ochrogaster isolate Prairie Vole_2 chromosome 2, MicOch1.0, whole genome shotgun sequence genome encodes:
- the Crybb2 gene encoding beta-crystallin B2, whose protein sequence is MASDHQTQAGKPQPLNPKIIIFEQENFQGHSHELSGPCPNLKETGMEKAGSILVQAGPWVGYEQANCKGEQFVFEKGEYPRWDSWTSSRRTDSLSSLRPIKVDSQEHKIILYENPNFTGKKMEIVDDDVPSFHAHGYQEKVSSVRVQSGTWVGYQYPGYRGLQYLLEKGDYKDNSDFGAPHPQVQSVRRIRDMQWHQRGTFHPSS, encoded by the exons ATGGCCTCAGACCACCAGACACAGGCGGGCAAGCCCCAGCCCCTCAACCCCAAG ATCATCATCTTCGAACAGGAGAACTTCCAGGGTCACTCCCACGAGCTCAGCGGACCCTGCCCCAACCTCAAGGAGACCGGCATGGAGAAGGCAGGGTCCATCCTGGTGCAGGCTGGACC TTGGGTGGGCTATGAGCAGGCCAATTGCAAGGGCGAGCAGTTTGTGTTTGAAAAGGGCGAATACCCACGCTGGGACTCTTGGACTAGCAGCCGGAGGACAGACTCCCTGAGCTCTCTGAGGCCCATCAAAGTG GATAGCCAAGAGCACAAGATCATCCTGTATGAGAACCCCAACTTTACCGGTAAGAAGATGGAGATTGTAGATGACGATGTGCCCAGCTTCCACGCCCATGGGTACCAGGAGAAGGTGTCTTCTGTGCGGGTGCAGAGCGGCAC GTGGGTTGGGTACCAGTACCCTGGCTACCGTGGGCTGCAGTACCTCCTGGAGAAGGGGGATTACAAGGACAACAGCGACTTCGGGGCCCCTCACCCCCAGGTTCAGTCTGTGCGTCGCATCCGTGACATGCAGTGGCACCAGAGAGGCACCTTCCACCCCTCCAGCTAG